The Verrucomicrobiota bacterium genome has a segment encoding these proteins:
- a CDS encoding D-lyxose/D-mannose family sugar isomerase: MMKRSEINSLVRAAGAFYQKNGWILPPNPRWDVTDFGLGDYKHYGLILINLAEEIEYCEKLMYAQKGMTTPLHYHKKKKEDIIARAGSFKILLYPPGDIAQTKGQEFTVNICGVPTIIKGGDTIQIKAGERITLVQGVVHEFYPDVDEAIIGEVSTANDDVNDNYFLNPDVGRYPEIVEDEPSLLRLLSDK, translated from the coding sequence ATGATGAAGCGTTCGGAAATTAACTCATTGGTGCGGGCAGCAGGGGCATTTTATCAAAAGAACGGGTGGATCCTCCCGCCTAATCCCCGTTGGGACGTGACCGATTTCGGGCTGGGTGATTATAAACATTATGGACTGATCCTCATTAACCTTGCGGAAGAAATCGAGTATTGTGAAAAACTCATGTACGCCCAAAAAGGCATGACCACCCCGCTCCATTACCACAAGAAAAAGAAAGAGGACATCATCGCCCGCGCCGGTAGCTTTAAAATCCTGCTCTATCCCCCGGGCGACATAGCCCAAACCAAAGGCCAGGAATTCACCGTCAATATTTGTGGGGTACCGACTATAATCAAAGGTGGCGACACCATCCAGATCAAAGCCGGTGAACGCATCACTCTGGTGCAAGGAGTCGTCCATGAGTTTTATCCCGATGTCGATGAAGCCATTATCGGTGAGGTCTCCACGGCCAATGACGATGTGAATGATAATTATTTCCTAAACCCTGATGTGGGCCGTTACCCGGAAATCGTCGAGGATGAGCCCTCCCTGCTCAGGCTCCTGAGCGATAAATAA
- a CDS encoding PhoH family protein: MTAEKIHEHILEFDHARTVEALYNGQLDNLRKAETSLDVKITTREGWLKIEGSRKNVDRAVKFLEQLSRARSQGIRIRNQDFSYILDAVLEGQNDKLEKLFSSSLKLNGLRGPIHPKTIGQREYIDLIQTRDVCFGIGPAGTGKTYLAVAAAISMLKEDLVKKIILTRPAVEAGESLGFLPGELQEKIQPYLRPLFDAISDMLPTGEAQKLMEKNIIEVAPLAYMRGRTLSYAFIILDEAQNT; this comes from the coding sequence ATGACTGCTGAAAAAATCCACGAACACATCCTAGAATTCGACCATGCCCGCACAGTGGAGGCGCTTTATAATGGCCAGCTGGACAATTTGCGCAAGGCCGAGACTTCCCTCGATGTCAAAATCACCACCCGCGAAGGCTGGCTCAAAATCGAGGGTTCACGCAAAAATGTGGATCGGGCGGTGAAATTCCTCGAGCAGCTCAGCCGGGCGCGTTCCCAAGGCATCCGCATCCGTAATCAGGATTTCAGTTACATCCTCGATGCGGTCTTGGAAGGCCAGAATGATAAACTCGAAAAGCTTTTCTCCAGTTCGCTCAAGCTCAATGGCCTGCGCGGCCCGATCCACCCGAAAACCATCGGTCAACGCGAATACATCGACCTGATACAAACCCGCGACGTTTGTTTCGGGATCGGACCGGCGGGAACCGGTAAGACCTACCTCGCCGTCGCCGCCGCCATCAGCATGCTCAAGGAAGACCTCGTCAAAAAAATCATCCTCACCCGCCCCGCTGTCGAGGCCGGTGAATCCTTAGGTTTCCTGCCGGGTGAACTCCAAGAAAAAATCCAACCCTATCTCCGCCCCCTTTTTGACGCCATCAGCGACATGCTCCCCACCGGGGAAGCCCAGAAACTCATGGAGAAAAATATCATTGAGGTCGCCCCTCTGGCTTACATGCGAGGGCGCACCCTCTCCTATGCATTCATCATCCTTGATGAGGCGCAGAATAC